In the genome of Candidatus Methylomirabilota bacterium, one region contains:
- a CDS encoding VTT domain-containing protein: protein MELIHGLLDGSLSLADLIRWGGYVLLVAIVFCETGLLVGFFLPGDSLLITAGLLAAAGALDIWLLNVLLIAAAIIGDSVGYAIGYRAGPRLFTKEESLLFSRKHLLRTRVFYEKYGGKTIVLARFIPLIRTFAPVVAGIGQMEYRRFLFYNVFGGIGWVVSMTWAGYLLGTLIPNISRYIHVVVIAVIVLSLIPVVVELWKARRDASVGS, encoded by the coding sequence GTGGAGCTCATTCACGGCCTCCTCGACGGCAGCCTGTCGCTGGCCGACCTCATTCGCTGGGGCGGCTACGTCCTGCTGGTGGCCATCGTGTTCTGCGAGACCGGGCTCCTCGTCGGCTTCTTCCTCCCTGGTGACTCGCTGCTGATCACCGCCGGGCTGCTCGCCGCCGCCGGGGCGCTCGACATCTGGCTGCTGAACGTGCTGCTCATCGCCGCCGCCATCATCGGTGACAGCGTGGGCTATGCGATCGGCTACCGCGCGGGCCCGCGCCTGTTCACGAAGGAGGAGTCCCTGCTGTTCAGTCGCAAACACCTCCTCCGCACCCGCGTGTTCTACGAGAAGTACGGCGGCAAGACCATCGTGCTCGCGCGCTTCATCCCGCTCATTCGCACGTTCGCCCCAGTGGTGGCGGGGATCGGGCAGATGGAGTATCGCCGGTTCCTGTTCTACAACGTGTTCGGCGGGATTGGCTGGGTGGTCAGCATGACATGGGCGGGGTATCTGCTCGGCACGCTGATCCCGAACATCTCGCGCTACATCCACGTCGTCGTGATCGCGGTCATCGTGCTCTCGCTGATTCCGGTGGTCGTGGAGCTGTGGAAGGCGCGCCGCGACGCGTCGGTAGGCTCATAG